The following are from one region of the Papaver somniferum cultivar HN1 unplaced genomic scaffold, ASM357369v1 unplaced-scaffold_132, whole genome shotgun sequence genome:
- the LOC113333184 gene encoding uncharacterized WD repeat-containing protein C17D11.16-like: MISAISWVPKGIARAIPAEVEPPTKEEIEEIIKSGTLDRSDDSENEDNDEMDLDAAKRAGDISQALAAAKALDMTPKTTTFGTKDMTDALKELNMDNYDEEDDGIEIFSTAIGDRYYPSNEMDPYLKKDDEDDDDDEIEDMTIKATDAVIICARTDDDISQLQVCVFEELEDGEFNFYSHHDIILPAFPLCTAWLDLDVKKTGGDKGNFVAVGTMEPAIEIWDLDLIDELQPCLVLGGVAKKKQKGKKKGINYEEGSHKDSVLGLDWNKKEKKYLASASADNSVKIWDIEAGICFATRNGHTDKVQAVAWNPHAPNALLSGSFDHSVILVDMRYPSHPGFKSVVTADVECLAWDPHDENSFLVSLEDGTVQGFDVRTASTEGCKPSFTLHAHDKPVSSISFCPTAPKLLATGSTDKMVKLWDLSNNQPSCVATKNLKAGAVFSTSFSEDCPFLLAIGGSKGDLQVWDTLTETGVARRFGKYSNRKPPAPREEGADQEIEEEDDEGLSSD; the protein is encoded by the exons ATGATCTCGGCTATTTCTTGGGTTCCCAAGGGGATTGCAAGGGCTATTCCGGCTGAGGTTGAGCCACCTACAAAGGAGGAAATTGAAGAAATAATTAAAAGTGGTACCTTAGATAGAAG CGACGACTCTGAAAATGAAGATAATGATGAAATGGATCTTGATGCTGCAAAACGAGCTGGTGATATTTCCCAGGCATTAGCTGCTGCCAAGGCACTTGATATGACACCTAAAACCACAACCTTTGGTACTAAAGATATGACCGATGCCCTTAAGGAGCTTAACATGGATAATtatgatgaagaggatgatg GCATTGAAATATTTAGTACTGCTATTGGGGACAGGTACTATCCAAGTAACGAGATGGATCCATATCTGAAGAAGGAT GATGAGGATGATGACGACGATGAAATTGAGGATATGACCATAAAAGCAACAGATGCAGTAATTATTTGTGCACGTACTGATGATGATATCAGCCAACTTCAG GTTTGTGTTTTTGAGGAGTTAGAAGATGGTGAATTTAACTTTTACTCTCATCATGATATCATCCTTCCAGCTTTTCCCCTCTGTACGGCTTGGCTTGATCTTGACGTTAAAAAAACTGGTGGAGATAAAG GAAACTTTGTAGCCGTCGGTACGATGGAGCCTGCTATTGAAATTTGGGATCTCGACCTG ATTGATGAACTTCAGCCATGTCTTGTATTAGGTGGCGTTGCCAAGAAAAAACAGAAAGGGAAAAAG AAGGGGATCAATTATGAAGAGGGTAGTCATAAAGATTCTGTACTTGGCCTTGATTGGAACAAAAAGGAAAA GAAGTATCTTGCCAGTGCAAGTGCTGACAACTCTGTTAAGATTTGGGACATAGAAGCTGGGATATGTTTCGCCACAAGAAACGGCCACACAGACAAG GTTCAAGCTGTTGCATGGAATCCGCACGCGCCAAATGCTCTTCTCAGTGGATCTTTTGATCACTCAGTTATTTTG GTGGACATGAGATATCCTTCACATCCGGGTTTCAAATCTGTAGTCACAGCAGATGTGGAGTGCTTAGCATGGGACCCACATGACGAGAACTCATTTTTG GTCAGTCTCGAAGATGGTACTGTTCAAGGTTTTGATGTTCGTACTGCTTCAACTGAGGGTTGTAAGCCATCTTTCACCCTCCATGCTCATGATAAACCTGTTAGCTCGATTTCCTTTTGTCCAACTGCTCCTAAG CTACTTGCAACGGGGTCCACAGATAAAATG GTGAAACTATGGGATTTATCAAACAACCAGCCATCGTGTGTTGCAACCAAGAATCTTAAAGCT GGAGCCGTTTTTTCTACGTCTTTCTCCGAAGACTGTCCTTTCTTACTAGCCATAGGAGGCTCCAAAGGAGACTTGCAA GTGTGGGACACATTGACTGAAACAGGAGTTGCTCGAAGGTTCGGCAAATACAGCAATAGGAAACCTCCCGCACCACGGGAGGAGGGTGCAGATCAGGAAATAGAAGAGGAAGATGACGAGGGTTTAAGCAGTGATTAA